In Roseomonas fluvialis, one genomic interval encodes:
- a CDS encoding heme lyase CcmF/NrfE family subunit, producing the protein MIPELGHFALALACILAVAQSVLPIVGAHRRDLRWMATAGPLAAGQLVSVAVAFGCLLWAFAVNDTTVSNVVQNSHSAKPMIYKLSGAWGNHEGSMVLWVLILALCGAAVAGFGRDLPSALKARVIGVLGWVGVGFLLFIILTSNPFDRIWPPPPDGQGLNPVLQDIGLALHPPMLYLGYVGYAVTFAFAVAALLEGRVDAAWGRWVRPWSLMAWSFLTLGIALGSWWAYYELGWGGYWFWDPVENASLLPWLVGAALLHSAIVVEKRDALKIWTVLLAIMAFAMSLLGTFLVRSGVLNSVHAFANDPTRGVFILALLMIYVAGAFAIFAWRAHKLAPTGIFAPISREGALVLNNLLLCSIAAVVLAGTLWPMFADILTGAKISVGPPFFNTATAPLAIPLVLAMPIGAMLPWKRGDVWAALQRLWWAACAALAIGFFYLAAMGYPVWPAIGMALAAWLVVGASADVADRIALFRRPHQAWQRARGLPRAAWGAAIAHAGMGVTIAGVAGMGIATDTLIALKPGESTRLAGYEWRLDSLTDATGPNYTARRATVTISRDSAVVTVLEPERRTFTVDRQTTTEAAIHTNAMRDLYAVLGEERDGAGVLRLHHNPLAPWIWFGSIIMALGAGLSLSDRRMRVSAPAPKGAAAPA; encoded by the coding sequence ATGATCCCCGAGCTCGGTCACTTCGCGTTGGCCCTGGCCTGTATCCTTGCCGTCGCGCAATCGGTGTTGCCCATTGTGGGTGCGCATCGGCGGGATCTGCGCTGGATGGCGACGGCGGGGCCCTTGGCGGCGGGCCAGTTGGTGTCGGTGGCGGTGGCCTTCGGCTGCCTGTTGTGGGCCTTCGCGGTGAACGACACGACGGTGTCGAACGTCGTGCAGAACAGTCATTCGGCCAAACCGATGATCTACAAGCTGTCCGGCGCCTGGGGGAACCACGAGGGGTCGATGGTGCTCTGGGTCCTGATCCTCGCGCTGTGCGGCGCGGCGGTGGCGGGCTTCGGGCGTGACCTTCCTTCCGCACTGAAGGCACGCGTCATCGGCGTGCTGGGCTGGGTCGGGGTGGGCTTCCTGCTGTTCATCATCCTGACGTCCAACCCCTTCGACCGCATTTGGCCGCCGCCGCCGGACGGGCAGGGCCTCAATCCGGTGCTGCAGGACATCGGCCTCGCGCTGCATCCGCCGATGCTCTACCTCGGCTATGTCGGCTATGCGGTGACCTTCGCCTTCGCCGTGGCCGCGCTGCTGGAAGGGCGCGTGGACGCCGCCTGGGGGCGCTGGGTGCGTCCATGGTCGCTGATGGCCTGGTCGTTCCTGACGCTCGGCATCGCGCTGGGGTCCTGGTGGGCCTATTACGAACTGGGCTGGGGCGGCTACTGGTTCTGGGACCCGGTCGAGAACGCCTCGCTGCTGCCCTGGCTGGTGGGCGCGGCGCTGCTGCATTCCGCGATCGTGGTCGAGAAGCGCGACGCGCTGAAGATCTGGACCGTGCTACTGGCGATCATGGCGTTCGCCATGAGCCTGCTCGGCACCTTCCTGGTGCGTTCAGGCGTGCTGAACAGCGTGCACGCATTCGCCAACGACCCGACGCGCGGCGTGTTCATCCTCGCGCTGCTGATGATCTACGTCGCCGGCGCCTTCGCGATCTTCGCCTGGCGCGCGCACAAGCTGGCACCGACCGGCATCTTCGCGCCGATCTCGCGCGAGGGCGCGCTGGTGCTCAACAATCTGCTGCTGTGCTCGATCGCCGCGGTGGTGCTGGCCGGCACCCTATGGCCGATGTTCGCCGACATCCTCACCGGCGCGAAGATCTCGGTGGGCCCGCCCTTCTTCAACACCGCGACCGCTCCGCTGGCGATCCCGCTGGTGCTGGCCATGCCGATCGGCGCGATGCTGCCCTGGAAGCGCGGCGATGTATGGGCGGCGCTGCAACGGCTGTGGTGGGCGGCCTGCGCCGCGCTCGCAATCGGCTTCTTCTACCTGGCGGCCATGGGCTACCCGGTGTGGCCCGCCATCGGCATGGCGCTGGCAGCCTGGCTGGTGGTGGGCGCCAGCGCCGACGTGGCCGACCGGATCGCACTGTTCCGCCGCCCGCACCAGGCCTGGCAACGCGCTCGCGGCCTGCCGCGCGCGGCCTGGGGCGCCGCCATCGCGCATGCCGGGATGGGCGTGACCATCGCCGGCGTGGCAGGCATGGGCATCGCCACCGATACGCTCATCGCACTCAAGCCCGGCGAGAGCACGCGCCTTGCGGGCTACGAATGGCGCCTCGACAGCCTGACCGACGCGACCGGCCCGAACTACACCGCGCGTCGCGCCACCGTGACCATCTCGCGCGACAGCGCCGTGGTCACGGTGCTGGAGCCCGAACGCCGCACCTTCACGGTGGACCGCCAGACCACCACCGAAGCCGCCATCCACACCAACGCCATGCGCGACCTGTACGCCGTGCTCGGCGAGGAACGCGACGGCGCCGGCGTGCTCCGCCTGCACCACAACCCCCTCGCGCCCTGGATCTGGTTCGGGTCGATCATCATGGCGCTCGGCGCCGGGCTGTCGCTGTCCGACCGCCGCATGCGCGTGTCCGCCCCCGCCCCCAAAGGCGCGGCAGCCCCGGCATGA
- the ccmE gene encoding cytochrome c maturation protein CcmE — protein MPAARRLRGHAVTHKKKRRLMVLLLAGLGLGTATALTLTAFQDNIVFFFSPSDVLANKPSADRAFRLGGLVEAGSVERRTGSDGRPAATFRVTDGAQAISVTYSGVLPDLFREGQGVVTLGRLLPDGTFRASEVLARHDETYMPPEVADALRRAGHWNPADGAAPPAETWNTAPRPGRSGG, from the coding sequence ATGCCGGCCGCCCGGCGTCTGAGAGGTCACGCAGTGACACACAAAAAGAAGCGCCGCCTGATGGTCCTGCTGCTGGCCGGCCTCGGCCTCGGCACCGCCACCGCCCTGACCCTGACGGCCTTCCAGGACAACATCGTCTTCTTCTTCTCGCCCTCCGACGTGTTGGCGAACAAGCCCTCGGCCGACCGCGCCTTCCGCCTCGGCGGGCTGGTCGAGGCCGGGTCCGTCGAACGCCGCACCGGCTCCGACGGCCGCCCCGCCGCCACCTTCCGCGTGACCGACGGCGCACAGGCCATCAGCGTCACCTACTCCGGCGTGCTGCCCGACCTGTTCCGGGAAGGCCAAGGCGTCGTCACCCTCGGCCGCCTGCTGCCCGACGGGACCTTCCGCGCAAGCGAAGTGCTGGCCCGCCACGACGAAACCTACATGCCCCCCGAAGTCGCCGACGCGCTGCGCCGCGCCGGCCACTGGAACCCCGCCGACGGCGCGGCACCACCGGCGGAGACATGGAACACGGCCCCACGACCGGGACGGAGCGGCGGATGA